From Chromohalobacter canadensis, one genomic window encodes:
- a CDS encoding carbohydrate porin: MTSRTFGRLRAGGAPLVIIGSFLIAGTANAYSAFAPDSPYMFGDWGGERTALEDAGVAFSFDYVGEAATILDGGYRDSHVTKYADQFAVGANFDLDKLAGIPDAEFQVTMVNRNGHSANDRLSDPDATIGGSNVQEVQGRGPVTRLTQFWYRQRFFDDALAIKLGRIPFGDDFATIDSNFQNLAFGGAQAGNWGNNIYNWPISQWAAVIRTNFASDWYAQVGAFNINDSNLENDNGFDLRTSGTEGTLFPMELGYTPTLNGMEGAYKLGFYTQNVDNRAYGDGPATETSDTNTGLYYVVQQQVTTRGGNPDRGLTLFSMGNANHGDTAGIDRYLSVGATYEGPFDARPQDDAGIGLAYLHVNDDVNDYVDYYNATPAGLSSPLPRQGHEYDAEIYYSFNLTNYLALRPNLQYVVNPSAVESVDNAWVAGTTIQASF; encoded by the coding sequence ATGACCTCGCGCACGTTCGGCAGACTTCGCGCAGGTGGCGCGCCGCTCGTCATCATCGGCAGCTTCCTGATCGCCGGCACAGCCAATGCCTATTCGGCCTTCGCGCCGGATTCCCCCTATATGTTCGGTGATTGGGGAGGAGAGCGCACGGCGCTGGAAGATGCTGGCGTTGCTTTCAGCTTTGACTACGTCGGCGAGGCCGCCACCATTCTCGACGGAGGCTACCGCGACAGCCACGTTACCAAGTACGCCGATCAGTTCGCCGTCGGGGCCAACTTCGACCTCGACAAGCTGGCCGGTATTCCGGATGCCGAGTTTCAGGTGACGATGGTCAACCGCAATGGCCATAGTGCCAACGATCGGCTCAGCGATCCGGATGCGACGATCGGGGGCTCCAACGTGCAGGAAGTGCAGGGGCGCGGGCCAGTCACGCGACTGACGCAATTCTGGTATCGCCAGCGGTTCTTCGATGACGCCTTGGCTATCAAGCTGGGACGGATTCCCTTCGGCGATGACTTCGCCACCATCGACAGCAATTTCCAGAATCTGGCGTTCGGCGGGGCGCAGGCGGGCAACTGGGGCAACAATATCTATAACTGGCCGATCTCGCAGTGGGCGGCGGTGATCCGTACCAACTTCGCCTCCGATTGGTATGCCCAGGTGGGTGCTTTCAACATCAATGACAGCAATCTGGAAAACGATAACGGCTTCGATCTGCGCACCAGTGGCACCGAAGGCACGCTTTTCCCGATGGAGCTAGGGTATACACCGACGTTGAATGGCATGGAAGGCGCCTACAAGCTCGGCTTCTACACACAGAATGTCGATAATCGTGCCTATGGCGATGGCCCGGCAACGGAGACCAGCGATACCAATACTGGGCTCTACTACGTGGTTCAGCAGCAAGTGACAACGCGCGGCGGCAATCCCGATCGCGGGCTGACGCTATTCAGCATGGGTAATGCCAACCACGGCGATACAGCGGGTATCGATCGTTATCTCTCGGTCGGTGCGACCTACGAGGGGCCATTCGACGCCCGCCCGCAGGATGACGCCGGCATCGGTTTGGCTTATCTCCACGTCAATGACGACGTCAACGATTACGTCGACTACTACAACGCCACACCGGCCGGTTTATCCTCGCCACTGCCACGCCAGGGCCACGAGTACGATGCCGAGATTTACTACAGCTTCAACCTGACCAACTACTTGGCGTTGCGTCCCAACCTGCAGTACGTGGTCAATCCGTCGGCGGTGGAGTCGGTCGACAACGCTTGGGTCGCGGGCACCACGATCCAGGCGAGTTTCTGA
- a CDS encoding TVP38/TMEM64 family protein, with product MSRSLGILCALLGVMLGCGLLWQWLAMHDILTPQALLQLLQNAASWRDAPWAPLAIMGVYALTSLVVFPLSILVVATGLVFGPTWGFVYAMLGTLAASIATYWVGRALGRDALLRHGGQKLNGLARLLAGRGVRTMVLFNLLPLAPFTLTNMLAGACHLRFRDYMLGSTLGIAPGLLGVTLLGSQLGSLVTAESREGLLIAAAGIVVAIGILWGLKRYAERRRKRV from the coding sequence ATGTCTCGTTCTCTCGGAATTCTATGCGCCTTGCTCGGTGTCATGCTCGGCTGTGGCCTGCTCTGGCAATGGCTAGCCATGCACGACATCCTGACCCCGCAAGCGCTGCTTCAACTGCTGCAAAATGCCGCGTCATGGCGTGACGCACCTTGGGCGCCACTCGCCATCATGGGTGTGTATGCCCTCACTTCCCTGGTCGTCTTTCCATTGAGCATACTGGTCGTCGCCACTGGTCTGGTCTTCGGCCCCACCTGGGGGTTCGTCTACGCCATGCTAGGGACGCTGGCAGCGTCGATCGCCACTTACTGGGTGGGACGTGCCTTGGGACGCGACGCACTACTACGCCACGGCGGCCAGAAGCTCAACGGCCTCGCCCGCCTGCTTGCCGGACGTGGCGTGCGCACCATGGTGCTGTTCAATCTGCTGCCATTGGCGCCCTTCACCCTCACCAACATGCTGGCCGGGGCCTGCCATTTGCGTTTCCGCGATTACATGCTGGGTTCCACGCTGGGGATAGCCCCGGGGCTGCTCGGCGTCACCTTGCTGGGGAGCCAGCTAGGGTCGCTGGTCACTGCGGAAAGCCGCGAGGGATTGCTGATCGCCGCTGCGGGCATCGTCGTCGCAATTGGTATCTTGTGGGGACTAAAACGTTATGCCGAGCGGCGTAGAAAGCGCGTGTAA
- a CDS encoding hemerythrin domain-containing protein, with translation MTIFEALRESHDRQRTLLDLLVKTHGDSDGRDELFKRVRVELEHHAGAEERALYIPMMEHDMTQEKARHSVAEHHEIDELIETLQQTDYSSPSWLATARQLQEIVTHHLDEEEQEVFQLAGRVFDDATKQSLADTYQEEMQRLAS, from the coding sequence ATGACGATATTCGAAGCACTGCGCGAGAGTCACGACAGGCAACGCACCTTGCTCGATCTGCTGGTCAAAACGCACGGCGATAGCGATGGTCGCGACGAACTGTTCAAACGCGTGCGCGTCGAACTGGAACATCACGCGGGGGCGGAAGAGCGCGCGCTCTACATCCCCATGATGGAACACGACATGACGCAGGAAAAAGCCCGCCACAGCGTCGCCGAGCATCACGAGATCGACGAGCTGATCGAAACCCTGCAACAGACCGATTACAGCTCACCGTCCTGGCTGGCAACGGCGCGCCAACTGCAGGAAATAGTCACTCATCATCTCGACGAAGAAGAACAGGAAGTCTTCCAACTGGCTGGTCGCGTCTTCGACGATGCAACCAAGCAGTCACTGGCCGACACTTACCAGGAAGAAATGCAGCGCCTGGCGTCTTGA
- a CDS encoding SMP-30/gluconolactonase/LRE family protein produces MQMGRRQFLTTSSALVATASFAPTLLAHTNGAGQPQRYPDETWEVLDDRFKPYYVFNTPLERQWTGGLWLEGPAWNAVGRYAVFSDIPRARQMRWDEASGEVSVLREGVGHSNGNTFDRWGRLVACEHSPARVVRYEWDGSVTTLADQFQGKRLNAPNDLVALDNGGILFTDPGYGAHVDYEGHQRELELDPAIYYIDDDLDEPRLFSDALYKPNGIALSADKRTLYASDTAPSHHPDQPATISRWRLAEDGTAQGERETVVSSKDEGYDGITLDQDGNIWAGVSGGEGKDGVSVFTPDGERLARILLPEVCANLCFVGEDRNRLLMTASQSIYTLYTGARGA; encoded by the coding sequence ATGCAGATGGGACGTCGCCAGTTCCTCACCACTTCCAGCGCCCTGGTCGCCACAGCCAGCTTCGCGCCGACGCTTTTGGCACACACGAATGGTGCCGGCCAACCGCAGCGTTACCCGGACGAGACCTGGGAAGTGCTCGATGATCGTTTCAAACCCTATTACGTCTTCAACACGCCGCTCGAACGGCAATGGACCGGGGGCCTTTGGCTCGAGGGCCCTGCCTGGAATGCCGTAGGCCGCTATGCCGTATTCAGCGACATTCCCCGTGCCCGGCAGATGCGCTGGGATGAGGCCAGCGGTGAGGTTAGCGTGTTGCGCGAAGGCGTCGGCCACTCCAACGGTAATACCTTCGACCGTTGGGGGCGGCTGGTAGCATGTGAGCACTCACCCGCACGCGTGGTGCGCTACGAGTGGGACGGCAGCGTCACGACCCTGGCCGACCAGTTCCAAGGCAAGCGTCTCAATGCGCCCAACGATTTGGTTGCCCTCGACAATGGCGGCATCCTGTTCACCGATCCCGGCTACGGCGCGCACGTGGATTATGAAGGCCACCAACGCGAGCTCGAACTCGACCCCGCCATCTATTACATCGACGACGACCTCGATGAGCCGCGACTGTTCTCCGATGCGCTCTACAAGCCCAACGGCATCGCCCTCTCCGCCGACAAACGCACGCTCTATGCCAGCGATACTGCGCCGTCCCACCACCCCGACCAGCCGGCCACCATCTCGCGCTGGCGCCTGGCGGAAGACGGCACCGCGCAAGGCGAGCGTGAGACGGTAGTTTCCAGCAAGGACGAGGGCTATGACGGCATCACGCTGGATCAGGACGGCAATATCTGGGCCGGCGTATCGGGTGGGGAAGGCAAGGACGGTGTCTCGGTCTTCACTCCCGACGGCGAGCGCCTGGCGCGTATTCTGCTCCCGGAGGTCTGCGCCAATCTCTGCTTCGTCGGCGAGGACCGCAACCGCTTGCTGATGACCGCCAGCCAGTCGATCTACACGCTCTACACCGGTGCCAGGGGCGCCTGA
- a CDS encoding ABC transporter substrate-binding protein gives MSHSLRPLLAGLPLAAGIGLALPAQAADTVRFGVPSWPGITVKTEIASQLLAPLGYQAQTDEIGLQVIYQGMESGDVDVFLGGWLPAQEPMLTPMEDKGSVKRIANNVDGAQMTLAVPEYVYEQGVTSFEDLDENRDMFKGQIHGFGAGSAASEILNKAIDNDTWGLGDWQLVDTSTVGMLSAARDSISREEPIVWVGWTPHWMNLELPMRYLDDSKNLFGEGNGASQVLTLMSADYAEANPNLTTFFENFTFTAEQQSWMIKAFGLDEKELDTVATTWIEDHPDRVEEMLDGVTTADGDAAWPVVQEALSLED, from the coding sequence ATGTCTCATTCGCTGCGTCCCTTACTCGCCGGACTGCCGCTAGCCGCCGGTATCGGCCTGGCACTGCCGGCCCAGGCCGCTGATACAGTCCGCTTTGGCGTGCCGTCGTGGCCCGGGATTACCGTCAAGACCGAGATCGCCAGCCAGCTGTTGGCGCCCCTCGGTTATCAGGCGCAGACCGACGAAATCGGCCTGCAGGTCATCTACCAGGGCATGGAAAGCGGTGATGTGGACGTTTTCCTAGGCGGTTGGCTACCGGCGCAAGAGCCTATGCTCACCCCCATGGAAGACAAAGGTAGCGTGAAGCGTATCGCCAACAACGTCGATGGTGCGCAAATGACGCTGGCGGTGCCCGAGTATGTCTACGAACAAGGCGTGACCTCGTTCGAAGACCTCGACGAGAACCGCGACATGTTCAAGGGACAAATCCACGGCTTCGGTGCCGGCTCGGCCGCCAGCGAGATTCTCAACAAGGCGATCGACAACGACACCTGGGGACTCGGTGACTGGCAGCTAGTGGATACCAGCACCGTTGGCATGCTCAGTGCCGCGCGCGATTCCATCTCACGCGAGGAACCCATCGTGTGGGTCGGCTGGACGCCGCACTGGATGAACCTCGAGCTGCCGATGCGCTATCTGGATGACAGCAAGAACCTGTTCGGCGAAGGGAACGGGGCTAGCCAGGTACTCACATTGATGAGCGCCGACTACGCCGAGGCCAATCCCAACCTGACGACGTTCTTCGAGAACTTTACCTTCACGGCGGAACAGCAGAGCTGGATGATCAAGGCCTTTGGTCTTGACGAGAAGGAGCTCGACACCGTCGCCACAACCTGGATCGAGGATCATCCGGATCGCGTCGAGGAAATGCTCGACGGCGTGACCACCGCCGATGGCGACGCGGCCTGGCCGGTCGTGCAAGAAGCGCTGTCGCTGGAAGACTGA
- a CDS encoding methyl-accepting chemotaxis protein — MTNSNVVAHADEPTAPVVSHGSHAETTRTQWTLKRKLWLTLALMWLVMIAIVVSMAWQSRNVMFDERQEALSNTIGMVHTLLNGYAERVDSGELSEEEAKARATEDLDAMRFGADRDNYVFVFDSDAELVYHPRRDAGSDMSDYEDPNGVAVYHDLAALGEEGGGYLPYSSRDANSDALFPKLSYVEHFTPWGWNMAAGVYTNDIQSAFIDKLWQYALVLLVAGGFLTAAFLLVIRNVYRSLGGEPDEAARVVGRIAEGDLTTPTALREGDTHSLMYAIERMRLELSKTIARIRESGEAIEQGTREIASGNNDLSSRTEEQASSLAETASSMEELTATVRQNADNADQANKVSDATTASVAHGQEVISQVVSTMGEIRSSSRKVADIISMIDDIAFQTNLLALNASVEAARAGEQGRGFAVVASEVRNLASRSADAARDIKSLIEGSVGHVNAGAELVDQADSAMGEIREGAQRVSDLMAEISAASQEQSSGIEQVNQAVTQMDQVTQQNAALVQQAASAAGSLETQAGDLYQAVVRFRVASDR; from the coding sequence ATGACTAATTCGAACGTGGTCGCTCACGCGGATGAACCGACGGCGCCGGTGGTATCGCACGGTTCTCATGCGGAGACGACACGTACGCAGTGGACGCTCAAGCGGAAGTTATGGCTGACGCTGGCACTGATGTGGCTGGTGATGATTGCCATCGTGGTCAGTATGGCCTGGCAGAGCCGGAACGTGATGTTCGATGAGCGGCAGGAAGCGCTTTCCAATACCATCGGCATGGTGCATACCTTGCTGAACGGTTATGCCGAGCGAGTCGACTCAGGTGAGCTGAGTGAAGAAGAGGCCAAGGCGCGGGCCACCGAGGATCTCGACGCGATGCGCTTCGGTGCCGACCGTGACAATTATGTCTTCGTCTTCGATTCTGACGCGGAACTCGTCTATCACCCTCGCCGTGACGCGGGCTCGGATATGTCGGACTACGAGGACCCCAACGGCGTCGCGGTGTATCATGACTTGGCCGCGCTCGGTGAAGAGGGCGGCGGTTACTTGCCGTACTCCTCGCGTGACGCCAATAGCGACGCGCTCTTTCCCAAGCTCAGCTACGTCGAACACTTCACGCCCTGGGGCTGGAACATGGCGGCAGGTGTCTATACCAACGACATTCAGTCGGCCTTTATCGACAAGTTGTGGCAGTACGCGCTGGTCTTGCTGGTGGCAGGCGGTTTCCTGACGGCGGCCTTCCTGCTGGTGATCCGCAACGTCTATCGTAGCCTCGGGGGCGAGCCCGACGAAGCGGCACGCGTCGTGGGACGTATCGCCGAAGGCGATCTGACCACGCCCACCGCGCTGCGCGAGGGCGATACGCACAGCTTGATGTATGCCATCGAGCGTATGCGTCTCGAGCTGAGCAAGACGATCGCGCGTATCCGGGAGTCCGGAGAGGCCATCGAACAGGGCACGCGGGAGATCGCGTCCGGCAACAACGATCTGTCCTCGCGTACCGAGGAGCAAGCGTCGTCGTTGGCGGAAACCGCGTCGAGCATGGAAGAGTTGACGGCTACCGTGCGCCAGAATGCGGACAACGCCGACCAGGCCAATAAAGTCTCGGATGCCACCACGGCGTCGGTGGCGCATGGCCAGGAGGTGATTTCCCAGGTCGTGAGCACCATGGGCGAGATTCGCAGCAGCTCCCGCAAGGTGGCCGATATCATCTCGATGATCGATGACATCGCCTTCCAGACCAACCTGTTGGCGCTCAATGCTTCTGTGGAAGCGGCGCGTGCCGGCGAGCAGGGTCGTGGTTTCGCGGTGGTGGCCAGCGAAGTGCGCAATCTGGCCAGTCGCAGTGCGGACGCGGCGCGCGATATCAAGTCACTGATCGAAGGCTCGGTGGGGCACGTCAACGCCGGTGCGGAACTCGTTGACCAGGCCGATAGCGCGATGGGCGAGATCCGCGAGGGTGCCCAGCGTGTCAGCGACTTGATGGCTGAGATCTCCGCTGCTTCGCAGGAGCAGTCCTCGGGCATCGAGCAGGTCAATCAGGCCGTGACGCAGATGGATCAGGTCACGCAGCAAAACGCGGCGCTGGTACAGCAGGCCGCGAGTGCCGCGGGGTCGCTCGAAACGCAAGCGGGTGATCTTTATCAGGCCGTGGTGCGCTTCCGCGTGGCATCGGACCGCTGA
- a CDS encoding DUF1338 domain-containing protein, with amino-acid sequence MTNQEVFAQLWDDYVAMTPQAQRIHDAFLADGETIINDHVAFRTFDRGPIRLEALEPHLLAMGYTRFAPYEFEAKKLRAFGYLPPSDDQPRVFLSELKCDELSAQAQDSIDALIEQIDPRHVASPEVLWAGRLWAAPSFETYEQLMAESEYAAWLSIIGLRANHFTISVNRFTQYDTLEKVLAKVEALGIGINESGGRIKGSPEVLLEQGSTLADRQPFTFAGGQTEEIPTCYYEFAKRYHDDDGQLYQGFVAASADKIFESTDVRGERSAER; translated from the coding sequence ATGACCAACCAAGAAGTCTTCGCCCAGTTATGGGATGACTACGTCGCCATGACGCCCCAGGCGCAGCGCATTCACGATGCCTTTCTGGCCGACGGCGAAACGATCATCAACGACCACGTCGCGTTTCGCACCTTCGACCGGGGCCCCATCCGACTGGAAGCACTCGAACCGCATCTATTGGCGATGGGCTACACCCGCTTCGCCCCCTACGAGTTCGAGGCCAAGAAGCTGCGCGCCTTCGGCTATCTACCGCCCAGCGACGATCAGCCACGCGTATTCCTCTCCGAGCTCAAGTGCGACGAGCTTTCTGCCCAGGCACAGGACAGCATCGATGCGCTGATCGAACAGATCGATCCACGCCACGTTGCCTCGCCCGAGGTACTCTGGGCCGGCCGATTGTGGGCAGCACCGAGCTTCGAGACCTACGAGCAGTTGATGGCGGAAAGCGAATACGCCGCCTGGCTATCGATCATTGGCCTGCGTGCCAATCATTTCACGATCAGCGTCAATCGCTTCACGCAGTACGACACGCTGGAAAAGGTCCTCGCGAAGGTCGAAGCGCTGGGCATCGGGATCAATGAATCCGGCGGCCGCATCAAGGGCTCGCCCGAGGTCCTGCTCGAACAAGGCTCGACGCTGGCCGACCGCCAGCCGTTCACCTTCGCTGGCGGCCAGACCGAAGAGATTCCGACCTGCTACTACGAGTTCGCCAAGCGCTATCACGATGACGACGGCCAGCTTTATCAAGGCTTCGTCGCCGCCAGCGCGGACAAGATCTTCGAATCCACCGATGTGCGCGGCGAGCGCTCCGCGGAGCGTTGA
- a CDS encoding glycosyltransferase — translation MNILMFTNTYCPIVGGVSESVQRLKRCLQSEGHGVLIVAPKLDGQPRFERDVVRVVAMQRFNGSDFSLPVPVPGQLYEAIEEFEPDLVHAHHPFLLGDTAARVAKTYGLPLIFTHHTLYEHYTHYVPGDSPRMQRFAIALSSEYTRLCDAVIAPSESIAALLAQRGVVPDKVRVIPSGVDTRAFGRGDGKRWRQRFGIPEDAMVIGHVGRLAMEKNLGFLAASLSRFLARHPKARVLVVGEGEARTVMHDHAAREGVADRFHYTGKLHDQALIDAYHAMDTFAFASHSETQGMVIAEAMAAGLPVVAVDASGVREVLRDGVNGIMLPSDDVETFAKALETLQEPTLHARLRQGAFDSAHKLDERRCAERCLGIYRQVLEAEASAAERDDGAWEKVRGRLEAEWRLLRHRGRVLRSVFQTLPESDGVQPTEEAPSK, via the coding sequence TTGAATATCCTGATGTTCACCAACACCTATTGTCCGATTGTGGGTGGGGTGAGTGAATCCGTGCAGCGTCTCAAGCGGTGCCTGCAAAGCGAAGGACATGGCGTGCTGATCGTGGCGCCCAAGCTGGATGGTCAACCGCGTTTCGAGCGCGATGTGGTGCGTGTGGTGGCCATGCAGCGGTTCAACGGCAGCGACTTTTCGCTTCCGGTGCCGGTGCCCGGTCAGCTTTACGAGGCCATTGAGGAATTCGAGCCCGACCTGGTACATGCCCACCATCCCTTCCTGCTCGGCGATACCGCAGCACGCGTGGCGAAAACCTATGGCCTGCCGCTGATCTTTACCCATCACACGCTTTACGAGCATTACACGCATTACGTACCTGGCGACTCGCCGCGCATGCAGCGTTTCGCTATCGCCCTATCCAGTGAATACACGCGGTTATGCGATGCAGTGATCGCTCCCAGCGAGAGTATCGCCGCGCTATTGGCCCAACGGGGCGTGGTGCCCGACAAGGTACGCGTGATCCCCAGCGGCGTGGATACGCGTGCCTTTGGCCGGGGCGATGGGAAGCGCTGGCGCCAACGCTTTGGCATCCCCGAGGATGCGATGGTGATAGGGCACGTGGGACGTCTGGCGATGGAGAAGAACTTAGGTTTTCTGGCCGCGTCGTTGTCGCGTTTTCTGGCGCGTCATCCCAAGGCTCGGGTCTTGGTCGTCGGCGAGGGCGAAGCACGCACTGTGATGCACGACCATGCCGCCCGCGAGGGTGTGGCGGATCGCTTTCATTACACTGGCAAGCTGCACGACCAGGCCTTGATCGATGCCTATCATGCGATGGATACCTTTGCCTTCGCCTCGCACAGTGAAACTCAAGGCATGGTCATCGCAGAGGCCATGGCGGCGGGCCTGCCGGTGGTGGCGGTCGACGCTAGTGGCGTGCGCGAAGTTCTGCGCGACGGCGTCAACGGCATCATGCTTCCGAGCGACGATGTCGAGACGTTCGCGAAAGCACTGGAGACGCTTCAAGAACCGACATTGCATGCCAGGTTGCGCCAGGGGGCGTTCGACAGTGCACACAAGCTCGATGAGCGACGCTGTGCCGAGCGTTGCCTGGGCATTTATCGTCAGGTGCTCGAGGCCGAGGCGAGCGCAGCGGAACGTGACGATGGCGCCTGGGAGAAGGTGCGTGGGCGTCTCGAAGCCGAGTGGCGCTTGCTGCGGCATCGCGGTCGGGTCTTGCGCTCGGTGTTTCAAACCTTGCCAGAGAGTGACGGCGTCCAACCTACGGAAGAAGCCCCCAGTAAGTGA
- a CDS encoding tartrate dehydrogenase yields the protein MTSHNIAVIPGDGIGTEVTPEGVSALKAAAERFDINLTFEDFDFASCDYYLANGQMLPDDWKATLSRFDAIFFGAVGLPDKVPDHVSLWGSLLQFRREFDQYINLRPCKLMPGIKSPLADRQPGDIDFYVVRENTEGEYSSIGGKIFEGTERETVMQETVMTRTGVDRVLKYAFELARKRPRGKLTSATKSNGISITMPYWDERVKAMHASYPEIDVDQFHIDILTANFVLHPDWFDVVVASNLFGDILSDLGPACTGTIGVAPSANINPEGKFPSLFEPVHGSAPDIAGQGIANPIGQIWCGAMMLDHLGHEDAGKAMLDAIESVLAKADPNVLTPDLKGQGTTRDLAQAIIEAI from the coding sequence ATGACCTCACACAACATCGCCGTCATTCCCGGTGACGGGATCGGTACCGAAGTCACTCCGGAAGGCGTCAGCGCCCTGAAGGCCGCGGCCGAACGCTTCGACATCAACCTCACCTTCGAAGACTTCGACTTCGCCAGCTGCGACTATTACCTCGCCAACGGCCAGATGCTGCCAGACGACTGGAAAGCCACACTTTCCCGCTTCGACGCCATCTTCTTCGGCGCCGTGGGCCTGCCCGACAAGGTGCCCGACCACGTCTCGCTGTGGGGATCGCTGCTGCAGTTTCGCCGTGAGTTCGACCAATACATCAACCTGCGCCCCTGCAAGTTGATGCCCGGCATCAAGAGTCCGCTGGCCGACCGCCAGCCCGGCGATATCGACTTCTACGTGGTGCGCGAGAATACCGAAGGCGAGTACTCGAGCATCGGCGGCAAGATCTTCGAGGGCACCGAGCGCGAAACGGTGATGCAGGAAACCGTGATGACCCGCACCGGCGTCGATCGAGTGCTCAAATACGCCTTCGAGCTAGCCCGCAAGCGCCCGCGCGGCAAGCTGACCTCGGCCACCAAGTCCAACGGCATCTCGATCACCATGCCCTACTGGGACGAACGCGTGAAAGCCATGCACGCTTCCTACCCCGAGATCGACGTGGACCAGTTCCACATCGACATCCTCACCGCCAATTTCGTGCTCCATCCCGACTGGTTCGACGTGGTCGTCGCCAGCAACCTGTTCGGCGACATCCTCTCCGACCTGGGCCCGGCGTGCACCGGTACCATCGGCGTCGCGCCCTCGGCCAACATCAACCCGGAAGGCAAGTTCCCCAGTCTCTTCGAACCCGTTCACGGCAGCGCGCCGGATATTGCTGGCCAGGGCATCGCCAATCCCATCGGCCAGATCTGGTGCGGCGCCATGATGCTCGATCACCTGGGTCACGAAGATGCCGGCAAGGCCATGCTCGACGCCATCGAGTCGGTGCTCGCCAAGGCCGATCCCAACGTGCTGACGCCCGACCTCAAGGGCCAGGGCACGACAAGGGATCTGGCACAGGCCATCATCGAGGCGATCTGA